A single window of Dendropsophus ebraccatus isolate aDenEbr1 chromosome 5, aDenEbr1.pat, whole genome shotgun sequence DNA harbors:
- the NXPE3 gene encoding NXPE family member 3: MWCTFYRFQICFVLVFLLVVLVLVSNIHLVEHLNHRISLEPGWTEIRGDTAHSLSPVNRKHCDYHFQILSKPEYEEQKSLLKMLQWPGPPRDKTEFMRSTDAAHSHFVIIQSQSSFKVGDILEVLVRMHDFEGNPKHYGGDYLQAKIHSPLLKAGAVGKVLDHQNGFYSVFFALLWPGRVTVSVILVHPSEGIQVLQRLREERPDRVYFKSLFRSGDFSETTVCNVCLPKKQPTCNYTDIKTGEPWFCYKPDKLSCSSRVNHAKGGYMKNLLTFHDNMFFQSGVNIKVPILASGPDTVTVHPWKVKEKYFLHSSKFLPSGYYYRDQWISGSSILWQFDQPSDITDCLQGKVVYLFGDSTIRQWFEYLTDVVPDLKPFDLGSPKNVGPFLSVDIEHNIMLKFRCHGPPIRFSTVSSNELRYIANELDNIVGGKNTVVAITVWSHFSTFPVEVYIRRLRNIRAAVLRLLERSPNTAVIIRSANVQELGPEVSLFNSDWYSLQLDTVMRSMFSGLHIKIVDAWEMSLAHYLPHALHPDRIIVKNQIDELLSFVCPN, encoded by the exons ATGTGGTGCACCTTCTACAGGTTCCAGATCTGTTTTGTGCTGGTCTTCTTGTTGGTGGTGCTGGTGTTGGTTAGTAACATCCATCTGGTAGAG CATCTGAACCATAGGATAAGTCTGGAGCCAGGATGGACTGAGATACGGGGTGATACAGCTCATTCTCTATCCCCAGTTAACAGAAAACATTGTGATTATCACTTTCAAATTCTGTCCAAACCTGAGTATGAAGAACAGAAATCTCTGCTGAAAATGCTGCAGTGGCCTGGGCCGCCACGTGACAAGACTGAGTTCATGAGAAGTACGGATGCTGCTCATAGTCATTTTGTCATCATACAGTCTCAGTCTTCATTTAAAGTAGGGGATATATTGGAAGTGCTAGTGAGAATGCACGATTTTGAAGGGAATCCAAAGCATTATGGAGGAGACTATTTGCAAGCGAAAATCCATTCTCCTTTGTTAAAAGCGGGTGCAGTGGGAAAGGTATTGGACCATCAGAATGGATTCTACAGTGTGTTCTTTGCCTTACTTTGGCCTGGTAGGGTGACCGTTTCAGTCATTCTGGTTCACCCAAGTGAAGGCATTCAAGTCCTTCAACGATTACGTGAGGAAAGACCAGACAGAGTTTACTTTAAAAGTCTCTTTCGTTCAGGTGACTTCTCTGAAACCACAGTGTGCAATGTTTGTTTGCCCAAGAAGCAGCCGACATGTAACTACACCGACATTAAGACTGGGGAGCCGTGGTTCTGCTACAAGCCTGACAAGTTATCATGCTCGAGCCGAGTAAACCATGCCAAAGGAGGCTACATGAAAAATCTTCTGACTTTCCATGATAACATGTTTTTTCAAAg tggtgtGAACATTAAAGTACCCATCCTGGCAAGTGGCCCTGACACAGTGACTGTGCATCCATGGAAAGTGAAAG aaaaatattttcttcacAGCTCTAAGTTTCTCCCATCCGGTTATTACTATAGAGATCAGTGGATTTCTGGGAGCTCCATACTATGGCAGTTTGACCAGCCTTCTGACATCACAGATTGTTTACAAGGGAAGGTTGTGTACCTCTTTGGAGACTCTACAATAAGGCAGTGGTTTGAGTATCTCACAGATGTTGTACCAG ACTTAAAGCCATTTGACCTGGGGAGCCCTAAGAACGTTGGTCCATTTTTGTCTGTTGATATTGAACATAATATAATGCTGAAATTCCGCTGTCATGGGCCACCTATTCGCTTCTCAACAGTATCAAGCAATGAGCTGCGTTATATTGCTAATGAATTAGATAATATTGTGGGAGGGAAGAACACTGTTGTAGCCATAACAGTTTGGTCTCACTTCAGCACCTTTCCAGTGGAAGTGTACATAAGACGCCTTAGGAACATACGAGCTGCTGTTCTTCGCTTACTGGAGCGGAGTCCAAACACAGCAGTTATCATTCGCTCGGCCAATGTCCAGGAACTTGGACCTGAAGTCAGTCTCTTCAATAGTGACTGGTATTCGCTGCAGCTAGATACTGTAATGAGGTCAATGTTTTCTGGGCTTCACATTAAGATTGTGGATGCTTGGGAGATGTCACTTGCACACTATTTGCCACATGCATTACACCCTGACCGCATCATTGTAAAGAATCAGATAGATGAGCTTTTGTCGTTTGTTTGTCCCAACTGA